A genomic stretch from Sphaerodactylus townsendi isolate TG3544 linkage group LG15, MPM_Stown_v2.3, whole genome shotgun sequence includes:
- the TRIM28 gene encoding LOW QUALITY PROTEIN: transcription intermediary factor 1-beta (The sequence of the model RefSeq protein was modified relative to this genomic sequence to represent the inferred CDS: deleted 1 base in 1 codon) produces VFARWEVDMSATAPAPAEAAAGGGSSGDKQQSSAAAGSSSSAAAAAASTTEGYDLLEKCGVCRERLRFERDPRLLPCLHTVCKECLKAEPNAAAGNNKEGQVVDCPVCKHQCYMKDIVENYFLRDGGIEPLGDTRDANQCCTSCEDNAPATSYCVECSEPLCETCVEAHQRVKYTKDHTVRSTGTCKAQEREKTVYCTVHKHEPLVLFCDTCDTLTCRDCQLNAHKDHQYQFLEDAVKNQRKMLASLVKRLGDKHANLQKSTKEVRTSIRQVADVQKRVQVDVKMAILQIMKELNKRGKVLVSDAQKITEGQQEKLERQHWTMTKLQRHQEHILRFANWALESDNNTALLLSKKLIYFQLHRALKMIVDPVEPHGDMKFQWDLNAWTKSAETFGQIISERSGLPVVLNAQPSQQRANATGAVPGSVRQPGMPPSQGVQQMSLQTGIMNRASNSQQGVPDCYINDASASSAGQPMDIDGFGVEGYSGDANVSGTKRPRGQDGESGVMRKVPRVSLERLDVDLTSDNQPPVFKVFPGTSTEDYNLIVIERGVYQGLAAASTAVKEEQMEAAIEHPAAADAKDTKPILLPQDASLAEGSSATRLISPSGSSSSALDMQSVQSHEGTANGEEAAFCRVCLKAGAVVMCDGCKKCYHLDCHLPSLQDIPSQEWKCLLCEQPMAASEEVGTALTAISVDGDQSILRNADQQRCERVLLELLCYEPCRPLHRLSNATEGQNTIDLTLIRAKLQGKLSPPYTSPDQFADDVWKMFRQFNKLTEDKEDVQSIIVLQRFFESKLNAVFGDRKFSVPADPINVDEPQRGESSLSLHSSPATDPGEVASSKPEGSGGDQGMAA; encoded by the exons GTTTTCGCTCGGTGGGAGGTGGACATGTCGGCCACGGCTCCAGCTCCTGCGGAAGCGGCCGCTGGTGGGGGCAGCAGCGGGGACAAGCAGCAGTCTTCCGCCGCCGCcggctcctcctcctcagcagccgccgccgccgcctccaccACGGAAGGCTACGACCTGCTGGAGAAGTGCGGGGTGTGCCGGGAGCGGCTGCGCTTCGAGCGGGACCCGCGCCTGCTGCCTTGCCTCCACACCGTTTGCAAGGAGTGCTTGAAGGCCGAGCCCAATGCCGCGGCGGGCAACAACAAGGAAGGCCAAG TGGTTGACTGTCCTGTGTGCAAACACCAATGTTACATGAAGGACATTGTGGAGAACTATTTCCTGAGGGATGGTGGCATAGAGCCTCTTGGGGATACCAGAGATGCTAACCAG TGTTGTACCAGTTGTGAAGACAATGCCCCTGCCACCAGCTACTGCGTGGAATGCTCGGAGCCCCTGTGTGAGACATGCGTGGAAGCTCACCAGAGAGTGAAGTACACCAAGGACCACACTGTCCGGTCCACAG GCACATGCAAGGcccaggagagagagaagacgGTCTACTGCACTGTCCACAAACATGAGCCACTGGTGCTGTTCTGTGACACCTGCGACACTCTGACCTGCCGGGACTGCCAGCTGAATGCTCACAAGGATCATCA GTACCAGTTCTTGGAGGATGCAGTCAAGAACCAGCGCAAGATGCTGGCCTCATTGGTCAAGCGCCTTGGCGATAAGCACGCCAATCTCCAGAAGTCGACCAAGGAAGTGCGTACCTC AATCCGGCAGGTGGCGGATGTACAGAAAAGAGTACAGGTAGACGTGAAGATGGCCATCCTACAGATCATGAAGGAGCTGAACAAGCGAGGCAAGGTCCTGGTCAGCGATGCACAG AAAATCACTGAAGGGCAGCAGGAGAAGCTCGAGAGGCAGCACTGGACCATGACTAAGCTCCAGCGCCACCAGGAGCACATTCTGCGCTTTGCAAACTGGGCCCTGGAGAGTGACAACAACACGGCTCTGCTGCTGTCCAAAAAGTTG ATTTATTTCCAGCTGCACAGAGCCCTGAAAATGATTGTGGATCCTGTGGAACCTCACGGGGACATGAAATTCCAGTGGGACTTAAATGCCTGGACCAAGAGCGCGGAGACATTTG GTCAGATAATTTCGGAACGGAGTGGCTTGCCAGTGGTGCTCAATGCCCAGCCCTCCCAGCAGCGAGCCAATGCCACTGGTGCTGTGCCCGGTTCAGTCAGACAACCTGGCATGCCACCTTCCCAG GGTGTCCAGCAAATGTCTCTGCAGACAGGCATAATGAACAGGGCCTCCAACAGCCAGCAGGGTGTCCCTGACTGCTACATTAATGATGCCAGTGCCTCttctgcagggcag CCAATGGACATCGACGGCTTTGGAGTTG AAGGATATTCTGGTGATGCAAATGTGTCTGGAACTAAAAG ACCCCGTGGCCAAGATGGAGAATCGGGTGTCATGCGCAAAGTGCCCCGCGTAAGTCTGGAGCGACTGGATGTGGATTTGACCTCTGACAACCAGCCACCCGTCTTCAAAGTCTTCCCAGGCACC TCGACTGAAGATTACAACCTCATTGTAATTGAACGTGGGGTCTAT cagggcctggcagcGGCCTCCACTGCGGTGAAG GAGGAGCAGATGGAGGCAGCAATTGAACACCCTGCAGCCGCTGATGCTAAGGACACCAAGCCCATTCTCCTGCCCCAGGATGCATCCCTGGCAGAAGGCTCTTCGGCCACCCGTCTCATCTCtcccagcggcagcagcagctccgCCCTGGATATGCAATCTGTTCAGAGCCACGAAGGCACAGCCAATGGGGAAGAAGCTGCATTCTGCAGGGTCTGCCTGAAAGCCGGCGCTGTCGTCATGTGTGATGGATGCAAGAAGTGCTACCACCTGGATTGTCACCTGCCTTCCCTTCAGGACATCCCCAG TCAGGAATGGAAGTGCCTGCTGTGTGAGCAGCCAATGGCCGCCAGCGAAGAGGTCGGAACTGCCTTGACTGCGATCTCCGTAGATGGCGACCAGAGCATCCTCAGAAATGCTGACCAGCAG AGATGTGAGCGAGTCCTCCTTGAGCTGCTGTGTTACGAGCCTTGCAGGCCTCTTCACCGACTCTCTAATGCCACG GAGGGGCAGAACACCATTGACCTGACCTTGATCAGAGCCAAGCTGCAGGGGAAGCTCTCGCCTCCTTACACCTCTCCTGATCAGTTCGCCGATGACGTCTGGAAGATGTTCAGGCAGTTTAACAAGCTGACAGAG